A window from Solanum stenotomum isolate F172 chromosome 5, ASM1918654v1, whole genome shotgun sequence encodes these proteins:
- the LOC125863975 gene encoding protein CYSTEINE-RICH TRANSMEMBRANE MODULE 10-like: MNNNIQQPPVSLPPPQGNYPPQAYPNGMHPPPPQGHGYAQGNYPPQGVGYYPPHPQPQGYPPPMEMGYPPQGYPPQYCHPPQYGAPPHGHGQGHPPQKQKQNQNQATTGVMGGCGLQQKVIPSYRVWLYFDEPRPPSCVLKNAMLSISCLDNTLSYLFESLIYCLYELELVELAEVHYS; this comes from the exons ATGAATAATAACATTCAACAACCTCCTGTAAGTCTCCCACCCCCTCAAG GTAATTATCCTCCGCAAGCTTACCCAAATGGGATGCATCCTCCCCCGCCCCAAGGGCATGGATACGCACAAGGTAATTACCCTCCACAGGGAGTAGGATATTACCCTCCTCACCCCCAACCCCAAGGTTATCCTCCACCCATGGAAATGGGATATCCACCACAAGGTTACCCTCCACAATATTGTCACCCTCCGCAATACGGTGCACCCCCACATGGACATGGACAAGGACATCCTcctcaaaaacaaaaacaaaatcaaaatcaagcTACTACTGGTGTCATGGGAGGATG TGGTCTGCAACAGAAGGTGATTCCCAGCTATAGGGTCTGGCTTTACTTTGATGAACCAAGACCCCCTTCATGTGTGCTTAAAAATGCAATGCTTTCAATTAGTTGCCTTGACAACACCTTGAGTTAT CTATTTGAATCGCTGATTTACTGTctttatgaacttgaattggtAGAGCTAGCTGAAGTCCATTATAGTTGA